From Apium graveolens cultivar Ventura chromosome 9, ASM990537v1, whole genome shotgun sequence, the proteins below share one genomic window:
- the LOC141686451 gene encoding uncharacterized protein LOC141686451 — MATTDDIVPTRTSIDVSSPLYLHPSDGNNFMTIDKLQGSSNYRSWKRSMEIALSSKRKLGFVEGTLLRDTTDEVKKDAWDTCNNMIISWILGSVSDSIKKSIMFVSSAHRIWKHLEQRFALTNGSRKYKINKELYETKQQGKPVSEYYTHMRSLWEELESLVILPTINATTAEITTMINVLAQQREEQKLFQFLNGLDDTYAAQRSQMLMMAALPSKTACSYIEQEEA, encoded by the coding sequence ATGGCAACTACTGATGATATTGTTCCTACTAGAACATCTATTGATGTCTCGAGCCCTTTGTATCTTCACCCTTCTGATGGTAACAATTTCATGACCATTGATAAGCTTCAAGGCTCGTCTAATTATAGATCTTGGAAAAGGTCTATGGAAATCGCCCTATCTTCAAAGCGTAAGCTGGGATTTGTTGAAGGTACATTGCTTAGAGATACAACCGATGAAGTCAAGAAGGACGCCTGGGATACGTGCAACAACATGATCATCTCTTGGATTCTAGGGTCGGTTTCTGATTCTATCAAGAAATCTATTATGTTTGTGAGCAGTGCTCATCGTATATGGAAGCATCTTGAGCAACGTTTTGCTCTCACCAATGGATCTCGGAAATACAAGATAAATAAGGAGTTGTATGAAACCAAACAACAAGGAAAGCCAGTTAGTGAATACTACACTCATATGAGGTCACTTTGGGAGGAGCTGGAATCATTGGTCATTCTTCCTACTATTAATGCAACAACTGCAGAAATTACAACTATGATTAATGTTCTTGCTCAACAAAGAGAAGAGCAAAAGTTGTTCCAATTCTTGAATGGATTGGATGACACATATGCTGCTCAGAGAAGCCAAATGCTTATGATGGCTGCTCTTCCCTCGAAAACAGCATGTAGTTATATCGAACAAGAAGAAGCATAA